In Alphaproteobacteria bacterium US3C007, one genomic interval encodes:
- a CDS encoding aspartate aminotransferase family protein produces MIPSILPTYARAPFSFTKGEGTWLIEEDGRRFLDLGAGIAVNALGHAHPSLVAALTEQAQNLWHVSNLYTIPQQTELADQLVAQSFADTVFFTNSGTESCELAVKMARKYWFEKGQSDRVEIITFSGSFHGRSSAGIAAAGSEKMTKGFGPLLPGFVHLDWADHAAIDAAITAKTAAILIEPIQGEGGIRPVPDACLKGLRELCDRHNLLLIFDEVQCGIGRSGKLFAHEWAGVAPDIMMVAKGIGGGFPLGAVLASEAAALGMGAGTHGSTYGGNPLACAVGCAVLTSVADEAFLAEVRRKSALFKQKLGGLIAAHPDVFESLRGEGLMLGLKCKCANTDLVAAGYEALVITVPAADNVVRLLPPLNITDDEIELAIARLDQAAQRLKPK; encoded by the coding sequence ATGATCCCCTCAATTTTGCCAACTTACGCGCGCGCACCTTTCAGTTTCACCAAAGGCGAAGGCACCTGGCTGATCGAAGAAGATGGCCGCAGATTTTTGGATTTGGGCGCTGGCATTGCCGTGAATGCGCTGGGCCATGCGCATCCGAGCCTTGTTGCGGCCCTAACCGAGCAAGCGCAAAACCTTTGGCATGTGTCGAACCTATATACTATCCCCCAGCAAACGGAGCTGGCGGATCAACTTGTGGCGCAGAGTTTTGCCGATACGGTGTTTTTCACGAATTCGGGCACCGAAAGCTGCGAGCTTGCCGTCAAAATGGCGCGTAAATATTGGTTCGAAAAAGGCCAGTCAGACCGCGTTGAGATTATCACCTTCTCGGGATCTTTTCATGGCCGCTCTTCGGCGGGTATCGCGGCGGCGGGGTCAGAAAAAATGACCAAAGGTTTTGGCCCGCTTCTGCCGGGATTTGTGCATCTTGATTGGGCCGATCACGCCGCGATTGATGCCGCTATTACGGCAAAAACTGCGGCGATTTTGATTGAGCCGATTCAAGGTGAAGGCGGTATTCGCCCTGTGCCGGATGCTTGCTTGAAAGGCTTAAGAGAGCTTTGTGACCGCCATAATCTGCTGCTAATTTTTGACGAAGTGCAATGCGGTATTGGCCGCAGTGGTAAGTTGTTCGCCCATGAATGGGCGGGCGTTGCCCCCGATATTATGATGGTCGCAAAAGGCATTGGTGGCGGATTTCCTTTGGGGGCTGTTTTGGCCAGTGAAGCGGCGGCGTTGGGCATGGGCGCGGGCACGCATGGATCAACTTATGGCGGAAATCCGTTGGCCTGCGCCGTTGGATGCGCGGTTTTGACAAGCGTCGCTGATGAGGCTTTTTTGGCTGAGGTGCGCCGGAAGTCAGCGTTGTTCAAACAAAAACTGGGGGGGCTGATCGCGGCCCATCCGGATGTGTTTGAAAGTCTGCGCGGGGAAGGTTTGATGCTGGGCTTAAAATGTAAATGCGCAAATACAGATTTGGTGGCGGCCGGCTATGAGGCATTGGTTATCACCGTTCCGGCTGCGGATAATGTGGTCCGTTTGTTACCGCCGCTAAACATCACGGATGATGAGATAGAGCTTGCAATCGCGCGGCTTGATCAGGCGGCGCAACGCTTGAAACCAAAATAA
- a CDS encoding adenine phosphoribosyltransferase: MKTVKDYIRTIPDFPHAGIMFRDVTTLFDDPDGFQLAIKQLVAPYLGQKIDKVAGLEARGFILGGAVAYHLGCGFVPIRKQGKLPGSVISQEYTLEYGQAVLELHEDAIEAGETVLVVDDLLATGGTAEAGVKLIERLGGDVTACAFVIDLPELGGSKKLQAMGLPLHSLCSFEGH; encoded by the coding sequence ATGAAAACCGTAAAAGACTATATTCGCACAATCCCTGATTTTCCCCATGCCGGCATTATGTTTCGCGATGTGACAACGTTGTTTGATGACCCCGATGGGTTTCAATTGGCGATCAAACAATTGGTTGCACCCTATCTGGGGCAGAAAATTGACAAAGTCGCGGGTTTAGAGGCGCGCGGATTTATTTTAGGCGGCGCCGTTGCCTACCATCTAGGATGCGGCTTCGTGCCGATCCGCAAGCAGGGTAAATTGCCGGGATCGGTGATCAGCCAAGAGTATACGTTAGAATATGGCCAAGCCGTGCTTGAATTGCACGAAGACGCGATCGAAGCGGGTGAAACCGTGTTGGTGGTCGATGATCTTTTGGCCACCGGGGGCACAGCAGAGGCTGGCGTGAAACTGATTGAGCGGCTTGGCGGCGATGTAACGGCCTGTGCCTTTGTGATTGATTTGCCCGAGTTGGGCGGATCAAAGAAATTGCAGGCGATGGGCTTGCCCTTGCACAGCCTTTGCTCGTTTGAGGGCCATTGA
- a CDS encoding flavin reductase family protein, protein MFYEPEQGHGLPYNPFNAIVTPRPIGWISTRDAQGRDNLAPYSFFNAVAYVPPQVMFASTGEKPDQNGTKDSVANIRETGVFCVNIVEHAMIEQMNASAATLPYDTDEYEQAGLQQIACNIINCARVAGAPAALECKLTQIVNLSGAANFAVFGEVIGVHMREDCIENGLFDVTKFKPLTRLGYRDYAIIEETFELARPDEGKNPNIKPRV, encoded by the coding sequence ATATTTTACGAACCCGAACAAGGCCATGGCCTGCCTTATAACCCTTTCAATGCCATCGTGACGCCCCGGCCAATTGGCTGGATTTCAACCCGCGATGCACAAGGGCGTGATAACCTTGCCCCTTATTCATTTTTCAACGCCGTGGCCTATGTGCCCCCACAGGTGATGTTTGCCTCAACGGGGGAAAAGCCGGATCAAAATGGCACCAAAGACAGCGTTGCGAATATCCGGGAAACCGGCGTTTTTTGCGTGAATATTGTTGAACATGCGATGATCGAGCAAATGAATGCAAGCGCTGCCACTTTGCCCTATGATACCGATGAATATGAACAAGCCGGGCTACAGCAGATCGCGTGTAATATCATAAATTGCGCGCGCGTTGCCGGCGCGCCTGCAGCGCTAGAATGTAAGCTGACGCAAATTGTTAACCTGTCCGGCGCGGCTAATTTTGCCGTGTTTGGAGAAGTGATTGGTGTGCATATGCGGGAGGATTGTATCGAAAATGGCCTGTTTGATGTCACGAAATTCAAGCCTTTAACGCGTTTGGGGTATCGGGATTATGCAATCATTGAAGAGACGTTTGAATTGGCCCGTCCAGATGAAGGCAAAAATCCCAATATCAAGCCAAGGGTATAA
- the hisD gene encoding histidinol dehydrogenase, protein MTVEYLKKAPLHSRSDAGETRDIVGKILDEIEAGGDEKALEYAAKFDNYQGAILLSAEAIKTASALVPDKMKRDIEFAHANVKKFAEVQKSTVADFETEVVPGLIAGQKAIPVNAAGCYIPGGRYSHVASAIMTVTTAKVAGCKNIIACSPPRPDIGVAPAIIYAAHISGADKILAMGGVQGVAAMTFGLFGLPKANILVGPGNQFVAEAKRMLFGRIGIDMIAGPTDSLILADAHADADIVAADLVGQAEHGYNSPVWLVTDDRALAEKVMLLVPALIEDLPELNRDNAYAAWRDYAEIVLCDTREEMAATSDAYAPEHLTVQAQDLDWWLSRLSCYGSLFLGEETTVAFGDKASGTNHVLPTSGAASYTGGLSVHKYMKIVTWQRATREGSKPVAEATARISRLEGMEGHARTADIRLRKYFPNENFDLTAADDI, encoded by the coding sequence ATGACCGTCGAATATCTTAAGAAAGCTCCTCTTCATTCTCGAAGCGATGCCGGGGAAACGCGCGACATTGTCGGCAAAATTTTAGACGAGATTGAGGCGGGTGGTGATGAAAAAGCTTTAGAATACGCCGCAAAATTTGACAATTATCAAGGTGCTATACTGTTATCAGCAGAGGCGATTAAGACGGCTTCGGCCCTGGTGCCTGATAAGATGAAGCGCGATATTGAATTTGCGCATGCCAATGTTAAAAAATTTGCGGAAGTCCAAAAATCAACCGTCGCAGATTTTGAAACAGAGGTTGTGCCCGGATTAATCGCAGGACAAAAAGCGATCCCGGTGAACGCCGCCGGCTGCTATATCCCCGGGGGCCGCTACAGCCATGTTGCCAGCGCCATCATGACGGTGACCACAGCCAAAGTCGCAGGCTGTAAAAACATTATTGCCTGCTCTCCACCCCGGCCCGATATAGGCGTTGCCCCCGCAATCATATACGCCGCGCATATTTCGGGTGCGGATAAAATTTTGGCCATGGGCGGCGTGCAAGGCGTTGCCGCGATGACGTTTGGGCTATTTGGGCTGCCCAAAGCTAATATTCTTGTTGGGCCAGGAAACCAATTCGTTGCCGAAGCCAAACGTATGCTTTTTGGCCGTATTGGGATTGATATGATCGCAGGCCCAACCGATAGTCTGATTCTGGCTGACGCGCATGCAGATGCAGATATTGTTGCAGCTGACCTTGTCGGCCAGGCCGAGCATGGCTATAATTCCCCTGTTTGGCTGGTGACCGATGATCGCGCGCTGGCCGAAAAGGTAATGCTGTTGGTGCCCGCCCTGATCGAGGATCTCCCAGAGCTTAACCGCGATAATGCCTACGCCGCTTGGCGCGATTATGCGGAAATTGTACTCTGCGATACCCGAGAAGAAATGGCCGCCACATCGGATGCCTATGCACCCGAGCACCTGACAGTCCAAGCGCAAGATCTCGATTGGTGGCTCAGTCGCCTAAGCTGTTATGGCTCGCTGTTCTTGGGCGAAGAAACCACGGTTGCCTTTGGGGATAAAGCATCGGGCACAAACCACGTTTTGCCCACATCCGGTGCCGCAAGCTATACGGGTGGATTAAGCGTTCATAAATATATGAAAATCGTCACTTGGCAGCGTGCAACGCGCGAAGGGTCCAAGCCCGTTGCTGAGGCCACAGCGCGAATTTCCCGACTTGAGGGTATGGAAGGGCATGCGCGCACGGCTGATATTCGCCTCAGAAAGTATTTCCCAAATGAGAATTTCGATTTAACGGCCGCAGACGATATTTAA
- a CDS encoding DUF393 domain-containing protein: protein MQEETKILYNADCPVCRFEIDHYASYSADRGLALRFDDLNSCDLNSWGLSSDQAAKRLYVRKSGQLYSGIPAFLVLWQDMPRYRFLARLIGLPIIKQAASAIYDYVLAPIIYRWHLRRQARRTAPQSNGNSAGF, encoded by the coding sequence ATGCAAGAAGAAACCAAAATTTTATATAACGCGGACTGCCCTGTATGCCGCTTTGAGATAGACCACTACGCCTCCTATAGCGCTGATCGCGGGTTGGCGTTGCGCTTTGATGATCTCAACAGCTGCGATTTAAACAGCTGGGGCTTAAGCTCAGATCAAGCCGCGAAGCGCCTTTACGTGCGTAAATCAGGTCAGCTTTATAGCGGCATCCCTGCCTTTTTGGTGCTTTGGCAAGATATGCCGCGCTATCGTTTTCTGGCGCGGCTGATCGGGTTGCCGATCATAAAACAGGCGGCCTCTGCCATTTATGATTACGTGCTTGCACCCATTATCTACCGCTGGCACTTGCGCCGGCAAGCGCGCAGGACAGCGCCCCAGAGCAATGGCAATAGCGCAGGTTTTTAA
- a CDS encoding thymidine kinase, translating to MAKLYFHYSTMNAGKSTLLLQAAHNYHERGMKTYLLTAQFDRRAGEGKIASRIGVEKAADTFATGENLYQKIQRRLSDRSCDCIFIDEAQFLEHGQVWQLAQAVDDLKVPVMCYGLRVDFQGQLFPGSAALLALADEMREIRTICHCGKKATMVIRQDETGQVITQGAQVQIGGNETYVSLCRRHWREATGS from the coding sequence ATGGCGAAACTTTATTTTCATTATTCTACGATGAATGCAGGAAAATCGACCTTACTGTTACAAGCAGCGCATAACTATCACGAACGAGGGATGAAGACCTATTTGTTGACGGCGCAGTTTGACCGCCGTGCGGGTGAGGGAAAAATTGCATCGCGGATCGGAGTAGAAAAAGCCGCTGACACATTTGCAACTGGTGAGAATTTATATCAAAAAATTCAGCGCCGCCTGTCAGATCGTTCCTGCGATTGTATCTTCATCGATGAAGCGCAGTTCCTCGAGCACGGCCAGGTTTGGCAATTGGCACAGGCGGTAGATGATTTGAAAGTTCCGGTCATGTGTTATGGCTTGCGGGTTGATTTTCAGGGCCAACTGTTTCCCGGCTCGGCAGCTCTTTTGGCGCTTGCGGATGAAATGCGAGAAATTAGAACCATCTGTCATTGCGGGAAAAAAGCGACGATGGTGATCCGGCAAGATGAGACGGGTCAGGTGATAACGCAAGGCGCACAGGTGCAAATTGGCGGTAATGAAACCTATGTGTCTCTCTGCCGCCGCCATTGGCGCGAAGCAACCGGGTCGTGA
- the argF gene encoding ornithine carbamoyltransferase produces the protein MQHFLDIHKSAPEALRQIIDQAMEMKNDRAGQPRAALDRGRPLAGQMVALIFEKPSTRTRISFDVGVRQMGGETMVLSGADMQLGHGETIADTARVLSRYVDLIMIRTFEEATLLEMAEHASVPVINGLTNRTHPCQIMADIMTFEEHRGPIKGKKVVWSGDGNNVFASFAHAAGQFGFDLTFTGPEPLDPEEVFVNAARAKGVKIEIERNPQKAVEGADLVVTDTWVSMHDPQSARERRHNQLRGYQVNSALMANAKSEALFMHCLPAHREDEATSEVMDGPQSVIFDEAENRLHVQKAIMRHCLGL, from the coding sequence ATGCAACATTTTCTCGACATTCATAAATCCGCACCCGAAGCGCTGCGTCAGATTATCGACCAGGCGATGGAGATGAAAAACGACCGCGCGGGGCAACCGCGCGCTGCGTTAGACCGCGGGCGGCCTTTGGCGGGCCAGATGGTGGCGTTGATTTTTGAAAAACCCTCAACCCGTACGCGGATAAGCTTTGATGTTGGTGTGCGCCAGATGGGGGGCGAAACCATGGTGCTTTCAGGCGCAGATATGCAGCTTGGACATGGGGAAACCATCGCTGACACGGCGCGGGTTCTGAGCCGCTATGTGGATTTGATCATGATCCGAACCTTTGAGGAGGCCACGCTGCTGGAAATGGCGGAACATGCCAGCGTACCAGTGATAAACGGACTGACCAATCGCACGCATCCATGCCAGATTATGGCTGATATCATGACGTTTGAGGAACATCGCGGCCCGATCAAAGGCAAGAAAGTGGTGTGGTCAGGAGATGGTAATAATGTCTTTGCCAGTTTTGCCCATGCCGCAGGCCAATTCGGGTTTGATCTCACCTTTACCGGGCCTGAGCCCTTAGATCCCGAAGAGGTGTTCGTGAACGCGGCGCGCGCGAAAGGCGTAAAAATTGAGATTGAGCGCAACCCTCAAAAAGCTGTCGAGGGTGCCGATCTTGTGGTAACGGATACATGGGTTAGCATGCATGATCCGCAATCAGCGCGCGAACGCCGGCATAATCAATTGCGTGGCTATCAGGTGAACAGCGCCTTGATGGCCAATGCCAAATCTGAGGCTTTGTTTATGCATTGCCTTCCCGCGCATCGTGAGGATGAAGCCACATCAGAAGTGATGGATGGCCCGCAATCTGTGATATTTGATGAGGCTGAAAATCGTTTGCACGTACAAAAAGCAATCATGCGACACTGCTTGGGGCTTTAA
- a CDS encoding TRAP transporter large permease subunit translates to MAEEIAPEELEIADELIAERRTERPGETPEDMTPWQRPITGFIDLLNDWAGKLLCLLMVPLIGVVVFEVISRNAFGIMASYGWDDTARALGLGPTLFAYDISRMIAGVLFMGAAGYGLMRGVHIRADFLYRNWTEKTQATVDAFLYMAFFIPSMIFFTIIAAQYWELAYRTGETAFDSPWEPLLWPARLAMPVGGLLLTLQGIPELFRAFHKMGKERERRFVQALPFYILALIWLTMAVFIPEATPGGGWFTDIMSVRPSLSKPTIGLIMLAAMIFVIFIGFPISFTLIFLAFVFGIWGSNFKLTTLLMTLNTNSTMLNDQLMAVPLFILMGIVMEAAGLMERLFTSIQMIMARVRGSLYIAVLIVSTIFAAATGIVGASVTLLGIMAGATMNRSGYNVQLAAGTITAGGTLGILIPPSIMLIVMGPVLEVSTLDLFRGAFIPGAVLATLYLLYTLGRCWLNPELGPVLSEEAQPKTSDFYGAEIALISMGVLTICRVFGLGLAGAFGGLLPFGGLIILGCVMVLTYRAYRHLNVLRIALPITVLFHTYMVAANWGDGLPWVSLVLLAFIVLLAALAMPIYRSDADTRFKFSELWDEFFAGLMPPTILISFALGSILLGFATPAEAAAMGAFGAILLSLIYRKFTFSGFFDNLIKSLEITVLIMFLVAASNFFGAEFSSLGTPKMMTEMLLGLDMSPYLILILVMSLIFLLGWPLEWVPIVLIVVPVLLPTVEKLELHGLDRYDLMVWFGILVAVNLQTAWLSPPVALSAYFLKGVVPNWDLKDIYLGMMQFMVIQLIGLILILIFPQIVLWLPNQVFGQ, encoded by the coding sequence GTGGCTGAAGAGATTGCACCCGAAGAGCTAGAGATAGCAGATGAGTTGATCGCAGAGCGCCGCACAGAGCGCCCAGGAGAAACGCCCGAAGATATGACGCCCTGGCAACGCCCGATCACAGGGTTTATCGATCTGTTAAATGATTGGGCCGGCAAGCTGCTATGCCTTTTAATGGTTCCGTTAATCGGGGTGGTTGTTTTCGAAGTGATTTCGCGCAATGCCTTTGGCATTATGGCCAGTTATGGCTGGGATGACACGGCGCGCGCGCTCGGGCTTGGACCCACGCTCTTTGCGTATGATATCAGCCGTATGATCGCGGGTGTGCTGTTTATGGGCGCCGCCGGCTACGGCCTAATGCGGGGCGTGCATATCCGTGCCGATTTTCTTTATCGCAATTGGACTGAAAAAACCCAAGCAACCGTTGATGCCTTTCTTTATATGGCGTTTTTCATCCCATCTATGATCTTTTTCACCATCATCGCGGCGCAATATTGGGAATTGGCCTACCGTACGGGTGAAACCGCGTTTGATAGCCCATGGGAGCCCCTTCTTTGGCCAGCGCGCCTGGCCATGCCTGTCGGTGGTTTGCTGCTTACCTTGCAAGGTATTCCCGAATTGTTCAGAGCCTTCCACAAAATGGGAAAAGAACGCGAACGTCGATTTGTCCAAGCCCTGCCCTTTTATATACTCGCGTTGATTTGGCTAACAATGGCCGTGTTTATCCCAGAGGCAACCCCGGGCGGAGGCTGGTTTACCGATATCATGTCAGTCCGCCCTAGCTTGTCGAAACCAACCATCGGTTTGATCATGCTTGCTGCGATGATTTTCGTGATCTTCATCGGTTTCCCGATTTCATTCACGCTAATTTTCTTAGCTTTTGTATTTGGCATTTGGGGATCAAACTTTAAGCTCACCACGCTGCTAATGACGCTGAATACAAATTCAACAATGTTAAACGATCAGTTAATGGCAGTGCCACTTTTCATTCTGATGGGGATCGTAATGGAAGCCGCCGGCTTAATGGAACGATTGTTCACATCCATCCAGATGATCATGGCGCGGGTCCGCGGATCGCTTTACATCGCGGTACTGATCGTTTCCACGATCTTTGCTGCAGCTACAGGGATCGTGGGCGCCTCTGTGACTCTTCTTGGGATCATGGCAGGCGCGACAATGAACCGCTCTGGTTACAATGTACAGCTGGCAGCAGGGACCATCACGGCAGGCGGCACATTGGGCATTTTAATACCGCCCTCGATTATGCTGATTGTGATGGGGCCAGTGCTTGAGGTTTCAACGCTCGATTTATTCCGCGGGGCGTTCATTCCAGGTGCTGTTTTGGCAACGCTATACCTGCTCTACACGTTGGGACGGTGCTGGCTCAACCCTGAGTTAGGCCCTGTATTATCCGAAGAGGCACAACCCAAAACCTCTGATTTTTATGGAGCAGAAATAGCGCTTATTTCAATGGGCGTTCTGACCATTTGCCGAGTTTTTGGACTTGGCCTCGCAGGTGCGTTTGGCGGCCTTCTGCCATTTGGTGGCTTGATTATTCTAGGCTGCGTAATGGTGTTGACCTACCGGGCCTATCGCCATCTGAATGTACTGCGCATCGCGTTGCCAATAACGGTTTTATTCCACACCTATATGGTTGCGGCGAATTGGGGGGACGGCCTTCCATGGGTTTCGCTTGTGTTACTGGCTTTCATCGTTCTGCTCGCGGCTCTGGCCATGCCAATCTATCGCAGCGATGCCGATACAAGGTTTAAATTCTCAGAGCTTTGGGACGAATTTTTCGCAGGCCTGATGCCTCCAACAATTTTGATCTCTTTCGCATTGGGCTCTATTCTTCTTGGGTTTGCAACCCCGGCTGAAGCCGCTGCAATGGGCGCATTTGGCGCCATTCTATTATCACTGATTTACCGCAAATTCACGTTTTCAGGCTTTTTTGACAATCTTATCAAATCGCTTGAAATCACCGTATTGATCATGTTCTTAGTGGCTGCTTCAAACTTTTTTGGCGCAGAGTTTTCATCGCTTGGCACTCCAAAAATGATGACCGAGATGTTGCTTGGGTTAGACATGTCACCCTATTTGATCTTGATCCTGGTGATGTCGCTAATTTTCCTTTTGGGATGGCCATTGGAATGGGTGCCGATCGTATTGATCGTCGTTCCGGTTTTGCTGCCAACCGTGGAGAAGCTTGAACTTCACGGCCTTGATCGCTACGATCTGATGGTGTGGTTTGGAATTCTGGTTGCGGTCAATTTACAAACCGCTTGGTTATCGCCGCCAGTGGCCTTATCCGCTTATTTCCTTAAGGGCGTGGTTCCAAATTGGGATTTGAAAGATATCTATCTGGGTATGATGCAATTTATGGTGATCCAACTTATCGGATTGATCCTCATTCTCATTTTCCCACAAATCGTTCTGTGGCTTCCCAACCAAGTATTCGGACAATAG
- a CDS encoding DUF475 domain-containing protein → MSRSTLSYQKWPLIVTVIGLGLSGWLGWATTGTLSGVFGFLLVGAILATLEIALSFDNAIVNANKLEEMTPIWQQRFLTWGILIAVFGMRIIFPLAIVAIFAWINPFAAIHLALADPEKYSHIIEQAHGPISAFGGTFLMMVALKFFVDEDKSVDWIVGLETRLRRVASIRGLEITFVLIIIIAICQFLPEYKHAAFLMSAIMGLLVFMLVDGLGAYLDNVASNTAAIGARGGLGAFLYLEVLDASFSFDGVIGAFALTTNILLIAIGLGIGAMYVRSMTIMLVERKTLAEFRYLEHGAFYSIFALSVIMFLQSLVHVPEVLTGGIGVFLIGLAFYKSIQHNKSGAAHEDAAIGAE, encoded by the coding sequence ATGAGCCGGTCAACCTTATCCTATCAAAAGTGGCCTTTGATCGTAACCGTCATTGGCTTAGGCCTATCGGGGTGGCTCGGCTGGGCAACCACCGGAACGCTTTCGGGTGTGTTTGGATTTCTGCTTGTGGGCGCGATCCTGGCAACACTGGAAATCGCCTTGTCTTTTGACAACGCGATCGTGAATGCCAACAAACTTGAAGAGATGACCCCAATTTGGCAGCAGCGTTTCCTAACTTGGGGAATTTTAATCGCGGTTTTTGGCATGCGGATAATCTTTCCCTTGGCGATCGTGGCTATTTTCGCCTGGATCAACCCTTTCGCTGCAATCCATTTGGCCTTGGCCGACCCAGAGAAATATTCGCATATCATTGAACAAGCGCATGGTCCAATATCTGCTTTTGGCGGTACTTTTTTGATGATGGTTGCGTTGAAATTCTTCGTGGATGAAGACAAATCGGTCGATTGGATCGTGGGGCTTGAAACGCGGCTTCGGCGCGTGGCATCAATCCGAGGACTAGAGATCACCTTCGTTTTGATTATCATCATCGCGATTTGCCAATTTTTGCCAGAATATAAACATGCAGCCTTCTTAATGTCGGCAATAATGGGATTATTGGTCTTCATGCTTGTCGATGGATTGGGCGCTTATCTCGACAATGTTGCCAGCAACACCGCCGCCATTGGTGCACGCGGTGGATTGGGCGCGTTCTTATATCTTGAGGTTTTGGATGCCAGCTTCTCATTTGACGGCGTGATCGGAGCCTTTGCGTTGACAACAAATATTCTTTTAATCGCGATAGGGTTGGGCATTGGAGCTATGTATGTGCGATCGATGACGATTATGCTTGTAGAGCGCAAAACCTTAGCGGAATTCCGATATTTGGAACATGGGGCGTTTTATTCTATTTTTGCCCTATCGGTGATCATGTTTCTTCAATCCCTGGTTCACGTCCCGGAAGTATTAACCGGCGGGATCGGCGTGTTTCTAATCGGCCTCGCCTTTTACAAATCAATTCAACATAACAAATCAGGCGCTGCGCACGAGGATGCAGCGATAGGAGCAGAATAA
- a CDS encoding SulP family inorganic anion transporter, which yields MKRAILGSFANLTMPDLNVMNDEGLSAARLRIELLSGLTVALALIPEAVAFAFVAGVHPLVGLYAAFLVGLITAVIGGRPGMISGATGALAVVMVALVAQHGVEYLFATVVLMGILQIFAGVMQWGKFIRLVPHPVMLGFVNGLAIVIFLAQLTQFKVPGTMEIGGHGAVGGEWLSGTPLITMLGLVALTMGIIYIMPRVTKIIPAPLAGIGIVAAVVIGFGLDVPRVGDMASIKGGLPSFHFPRVELSWETLQIILPYSIILAAIGLIESLLTLNLVGEMTNKRGGASQECVAQGVANTVTGFFGGMGGCAMIGQSMINVRSGGRTRIAGIAAALFLLLFILVGSSIIEMIPLAALVGVMFMVVIGTFAWNSLTILRRVPLTDAFVTVLVTIVTVLSDLAVAVVVGVIVSALAYAWNNARRIHAHEEINQDGSKSYRIQGPLFFGSSDGFVELFTPDEDPDTVVVDFADSRVVDQSALQAIEAVAAKYEGAGKRIQLRHLSRDCHRLLSKAGHLMVDSEDDPDYALAVNYSVRTGILESGH from the coding sequence ATGAAACGTGCCATCCTCGGCTCTTTTGCCAATTTGACCATGCCCGATTTGAACGTGATGAATGATGAAGGGTTGAGCGCGGCGCGGCTGCGCATCGAATTGCTTTCTGGTCTCACCGTGGCCCTGGCTCTCATTCCCGAAGCGGTGGCTTTTGCCTTCGTTGCTGGTGTTCACCCTTTGGTTGGGCTTTATGCTGCGTTTTTGGTAGGATTGATCACGGCGGTGATCGGGGGGCGCCCCGGGATGATTTCTGGTGCAACAGGGGCGCTGGCGGTTGTGATGGTCGCCCTAGTTGCACAGCATGGCGTTGAGTATCTGTTCGCCACGGTCGTGCTGATGGGAATTTTACAAATCTTTGCCGGCGTCATGCAGTGGGGAAAATTTATCCGATTGGTGCCGCATCCGGTGATGTTGGGCTTTGTAAACGGATTGGCTATTGTTATTTTTCTTGCGCAGCTCACCCAGTTCAAAGTGCCAGGTACGATGGAAATTGGCGGGCATGGCGCTGTTGGTGGAGAGTGGTTAAGTGGAACGCCCTTGATCACCATGTTGGGTCTTGTGGCGCTTACGATGGGTATTATTTACATCATGCCGCGCGTGACAAAAATTATTCCAGCGCCTTTAGCAGGCATTGGTATTGTCGCCGCTGTGGTGATTGGGTTCGGGTTGGACGTGCCCAGAGTGGGCGATATGGCGTCCATCAAAGGTGGGCTTCCCAGCTTTCACTTTCCCCGAGTTGAACTGAGTTGGGAAACCCTTCAAATCATCTTGCCCTATTCAATCATTTTGGCCGCGATTGGTTTGATAGAAAGCCTTTTAACCCTTAACCTCGTGGGAGAAATGACCAATAAACGCGGCGGCGCCAGCCAAGAATGCGTTGCGCAAGGCGTAGCAAATACCGTGACCGGGTTCTTTGGCGGGATGGGGGGCTGCGCGATGATCGGGCAGTCAATGATCAATGTGCGCTCGGGTGGACGCACGCGGATCGCCGGGATCGCAGCGGCTTTATTCTTGCTGCTGTTTATTTTGGTGGGCTCTAGCATCATTGAAATGATTCCCTTGGCCGCGCTTGTCGGGGTGATGTTCATGGTGGTGATTGGAACCTTCGCGTGGAACTCGCTTACCATTTTGCGCCGCGTGCCTTTAACAGATGCCTTCGTTACGGTGTTGGTCACCATCGTGACGGTTCTGTCTGATCTCGCAGTTGCGGTGGTCGTTGGAGTGATTGTTTCGGCCTTGGCTTATGCGTGGAACAACGCGCGCCGGATCCATGCTCATGAAGAGATCAATCAAGATGGCAGCAAATCCTACCGCATTCAGGGGCCTTTGTTTTTCGGTTCATCTGATGGGTTCGTCGAGTTATTCACACCAGATGAAGATCCTGATACGGTGGTTGTCGATTTTGCGGATAGTCGGGTGGTGGATCAATCGGCGCTTCAGGCGATCGAAGCCGTGGCAGCAAAATATGAGGGGGCTGGAAAACGCATTCAATTGCGTCATCTCAGCCGCGACTGCCACCGTTTGCTCAGCAAGGCTGGCCATCTGATGGTTGATAGCGAAGATGATCCAGATTACGCGCTGGCGGTGAATTATTCTGTGCGTACCGGAATTTTGGAAAGCGGGCATTAA